One Desulfomicrobium apsheronum genomic region harbors:
- the cbiM gene encoding cobalt transporter CbiM, producing the protein MHISEGVLSPAILGLGAVLTVGGTALGLRRLDYDRLMTVAILAAAFFVGSLIHIPIGPSSAHLILNGLLGAILGWAAFPAILVALMLQSVLFQYGGFTVLGVNAFNMAFPAVLCFLLLRPLLSRPGRIRTLAAFCCGALSVAGAGLLTALSLAQTDEGFLQAARLLFLAHVPIMIVEGIVTTLAVSFLSRVRPELLHFASSFEGGTRA; encoded by the coding sequence GTGCACATTTCCGAAGGGGTTCTATCTCCCGCCATACTGGGCCTGGGCGCGGTCCTGACCGTCGGCGGCACGGCCCTTGGCCTGCGTCGACTCGACTACGACAGGCTCATGACCGTGGCCATCCTGGCCGCGGCCTTTTTTGTCGGCTCGCTCATCCACATACCCATCGGGCCCTCCAGCGCCCACCTGATCCTGAACGGACTCCTCGGAGCCATTCTCGGCTGGGCCGCTTTTCCGGCCATCCTGGTGGCGCTCATGCTGCAATCCGTGCTCTTCCAGTATGGAGGCTTCACTGTCCTGGGCGTGAACGCCTTCAACATGGCTTTTCCGGCCGTGCTCTGTTTTTTGCTCCTGCGCCCACTCCTGTCCCGTCCCGGGCGGATACGCACGCTGGCGGCGTTTTGCTGTGGGGCCCTGTCCGTGGCCGGCGCGGGCCTGCTCACGGCCCTCTCCCTGGCCCAGACGGACGAAGGCTTCCTCCAGGCCGCACGGCTGCTCTTCCTGGCCCATGTCCCGATCATGATCGTCGAGGGTATCGTGACCACGCTGGCCGTATCCTTTCTGTCCAGGGTCCGACCCGAACTCCTGCATTTTGCATCAAGTTTTGAAGGAGGAACACGTGCGTAG
- a CDS encoding DUF4198 domain-containing protein: protein MFRTLALCLTMIFCFSGAALAHFGMVIPSSDIVMEKKDATVSLALSFSHPMEMVGMPLASPASFKVFEDGEAQEMKDALKPATIMEHPSWTAEYMIKRPGVYQFVMEPTPYWEPAEDCFIIHYTKTVIAAFGEEEGWGAPLGLKTEIVPLTRPFGNYAGNVFQGQVLLDGKPVAGADVEVEFYNKDKKYEAPNDYMITQVVRTDADGVFTYAVPFAGWWGFAALNTAAEKMDHEGTPKDVELGAVLWTQFLDPVRK, encoded by the coding sequence ATGTTCAGAACTCTCGCGCTTTGTCTCACCATGATTTTCTGTTTTTCGGGCGCGGCCCTGGCCCATTTCGGAATGGTCATCCCTTCATCTGACATCGTCATGGAAAAAAAGGATGCGACCGTTTCCCTTGCCCTGTCCTTTTCCCATCCCATGGAAATGGTCGGCATGCCCCTTGCCTCTCCGGCCTCGTTCAAGGTTTTCGAGGACGGAGAGGCGCAGGAGATGAAGGATGCCCTGAAACCCGCCACGATCATGGAACATCCGTCCTGGACCGCCGAGTACATGATCAAAAGACCCGGCGTGTACCAGTTTGTCATGGAACCCACACCCTACTGGGAACCGGCCGAGGACTGCTTCATCATCCATTACACCAAGACCGTGATCGCCGCCTTCGGCGAGGAAGAAGGCTGGGGCGCCCCCCTTGGCCTCAAGACCGAGATCGTTCCCCTGACCCGGCCTTTCGGAAACTATGCCGGCAATGTCTTCCAGGGCCAGGTGCTCCTTGACGGCAAGCCCGTGGCAGGCGCGGACGTCGAGGTGGAATTCTACAACAAGGACAAAAAGTACGAAGCGCCAAACGACTACATGATCACTCAGGTAGTCAGGACCGACGCCGACGGCGTGTTCACCTATGCCGTGCCTTTCGCCGGATGGTGGGGCTTTGCGGCCCTGAACACGGCGGCGGAAAAGATGGACCACGAAGGTACGCCCAAGGATGTGGAGCTGGGCGCGGTGCTGTGGACCCAGTTTCTCGATCCCGTGCGCAAATAG
- a CDS encoding DEAD/DEAH box helicase yields MSFDSLGLPPALVQALQTRKLDTPLPVQEAALPVLMAGKSAMLVSRTGSGKTLAYLLPILAGINAESMHVQAVVLAPTHELAMQIHRVATDLSRDAGLGVRVQSLIGGAAVSRQIEGLKKKPHLVIGSAGRMTHLMELGKLKLKETLWLVLDEADRLLIEEGLEHIRKITGQLGPETRFVFVSATEGPATTRIARGLAPNLDFVRTQDGISPAIRHCYLVCEERDKTDWLRKVLRGLSPERALVFVHRGASAERMSERLEHHQLAVADLHGAHDKFERQAALDDFRKGKAQTLIASDIAARGLDIFGVELVVNVDVPSQSRDYLHRAGRTGRAGAEGLVLSLMTEAESRLAKRYAQDLDIALEQVQLVRGALVPATGDSAQTLRPAPRPFGPGRGGKKRPDPAGPETRKESAATTPPTSARQPQSHDKAAPPVARKRGPALPGAKSGKAGQKVWSGPKRNKPA; encoded by the coding sequence ATGTCTTTTGATTCCCTTGGGCTCCCGCCCGCTCTGGTTCAGGCCCTGCAAACCCGCAAACTCGACACGCCCCTGCCCGTGCAGGAGGCCGCGCTGCCGGTGCTGATGGCCGGAAAATCGGCCATGCTGGTCTCACGGACCGGTTCGGGCAAGACGCTCGCCTATCTGCTGCCCATTCTGGCGGGCATCAACGCCGAGAGCATGCACGTGCAGGCCGTGGTCCTGGCTCCCACTCACGAACTGGCCATGCAGATCCACCGCGTGGCCACGGACCTGTCCCGGGACGCCGGCCTTGGCGTACGGGTGCAGTCCCTCATCGGCGGGGCCGCAGTCAGTCGCCAGATCGAGGGGCTCAAGAAAAAGCCCCATCTGGTGATCGGCTCCGCCGGCCGCATGACGCACCTCATGGAGCTTGGAAAACTCAAGTTGAAGGAAACCCTATGGCTGGTCCTTGACGAAGCGGATCGCCTGCTCATCGAGGAAGGGTTGGAGCACATCCGCAAGATCACGGGCCAGCTTGGTCCCGAGACTCGTTTCGTCTTCGTCTCCGCCACCGAGGGCCCGGCCACGACCCGCATCGCTCGCGGGCTGGCCCCGAACCTTGACTTCGTGCGCACGCAGGACGGAATCAGCCCGGCCATCCGGCACTGCTATCTGGTCTGCGAGGAACGCGACAAGACCGACTGGCTGCGCAAGGTGCTGCGCGGCCTTTCCCCCGAGCGGGCCCTGGTCTTCGTGCACCGGGGGGCCAGCGCCGAGCGCATGTCCGAACGCCTGGAACATCACCAGCTGGCCGTGGCCGATCTGCACGGCGCGCACGACAAGTTCGAGCGCCAGGCCGCCCTGGATGATTTCCGCAAAGGCAAGGCCCAGACGCTCATCGCATCGGACATCGCGGCCCGGGGGCTCGATATTTTCGGTGTGGAACTGGTGGTCAACGTGGACGTGCCAAGCCAGAGCCGCGATTACCTGCACCGCGCAGGGCGTACAGGACGAGCCGGGGCCGAGGGCCTTGTGCTGTCGCTCATGACCGAGGCGGAGAGCCGTCTGGCCAAGCGTTACGCCCAGGATCTGGACATCGCCCTGGAACAGGTGCAGCTCGTGCGCGGCGCCCTTGTCCCGGCCACGGGCGACTCCGCGCAGACCCTGCGCCCGGCTCCGCGTCCTTTCGGCCCCGGCCGGGGCGGCAAGAAAAGGCCAGACCCCGCAGGCCCTGAAACTCGCAAGGAATCCGCCGCCACGACTCCGCCCACTTCCGCCAGGCAACCACAATCCCACGACAAGGCCGCGCCACCCGTGGCCCGCAAACGCGGGCCCGCGCTCCCCGGCGCGAAATCCGGCAAGGCCGGACAAAAGGTATGGTCAGGACCCAAGCGGAACAAACCCGCCTGA
- a CDS encoding sensor domain-containing diguanylate cyclase: protein MSIRAKVFTIILVLFASLGVADFFVQRFVVYPNFLELEHQQAGQNLQRIFHAIDRENYHLERICRDWATWDDTYDFMNTRSETYKTSNLYDEALDSISVNVMIYCAQDGTIVWSNARDTTQQSAISLDLLKQGRIAPDHPLLKIPGAEEGQKGMNGVVNTELGPLLFATRQILRSDGSGPGNGFLVIGRILNQDMVKTLGEQTRIDFEIVYPYTQEQTLCGKNEVTSASIDDLDYFTLDEGEFVKVCGTYLDPTGSPIFGINYLFLRDITQKGISSIRYAMVLVVSSGLLVLVLLNVLLQAVVLRPLQRLTSHAARLQKEGDYSLRIDLRRNDEVGILAKSFDNMVQTIRERTEDLKRANEQLKQLSLLDGLTGVANRRMFDNCLKQEWRRAMRDQTPIAIILADVDFFKDYNDKHGHLQGDQCLIAVAAVMQHMMQRPADLVARFGGEEFAVILADTDAEGVTHVAEALRQAVLDLHLEHGASQVAPFVTVSFGVASMTPRLEDGDDGMAKLLQKADSAMYQAKRSGRNRVVASSDEQPAMPSE from the coding sequence ATGTCCATCCGCGCCAAAGTGTTCACCATCATCCTTGTCCTGTTCGCCTCTCTGGGCGTGGCGGATTTTTTCGTCCAACGTTTTGTCGTCTACCCCAATTTTCTGGAACTCGAACATCAGCAGGCGGGACAGAACCTGCAACGCATATTTCACGCCATCGACAGGGAAAACTATCATCTGGAGCGCATCTGCCGCGACTGGGCGACCTGGGACGATACCTACGACTTCATGAACACACGTTCCGAGACCTACAAAACAAGCAATCTCTACGACGAAGCGCTGGACAGCATTTCGGTGAATGTAATGATCTATTGCGCGCAGGACGGAACGATCGTCTGGAGCAATGCCCGCGACACGACTCAACAAAGTGCCATCTCTCTTGACCTGCTGAAGCAGGGACGCATCGCCCCGGACCACCCGCTGCTGAAAATTCCGGGCGCGGAAGAAGGGCAAAAAGGCATGAACGGAGTCGTCAATACCGAGCTTGGCCCCCTGCTTTTTGCCACACGGCAGATCCTGCGTTCTGATGGAAGCGGTCCCGGCAACGGCTTCCTGGTCATCGGGCGAATCTTGAACCAGGACATGGTCAAAACCCTGGGCGAACAAACCCGCATCGACTTTGAAATCGTCTACCCCTACACACAAGAACAGACGCTATGCGGCAAAAATGAAGTCACTTCCGCCAGCATCGACGACCTCGATTACTTCACCCTGGACGAAGGCGAATTCGTCAAGGTTTGCGGGACATATCTCGATCCGACAGGGTCGCCCATCTTCGGCATCAACTATCTGTTTCTCCGGGATATTACCCAAAAGGGCATCTCGAGCATCCGCTACGCCATGGTCCTGGTGGTCTCGTCCGGACTTTTAGTGCTCGTTTTGCTGAACGTTTTACTGCAGGCCGTTGTGCTCAGGCCCCTGCAAAGGTTGACCAGCCATGCGGCCAGGCTGCAAAAGGAAGGGGATTATTCCCTGCGCATCGACCTGCGGCGCAACGACGAGGTCGGAATCCTGGCCAAAAGCTTCGACAACATGGTGCAAACCATCCGCGAACGCACCGAGGATCTCAAGCGCGCCAACGAACAGTTGAAGCAGTTGTCCCTCCTGGACGGCTTGACGGGAGTCGCCAACCGCCGCATGTTCGACAATTGCCTGAAGCAGGAATGGCGGCGGGCCATGCGCGATCAAACCCCCATCGCCATCATCCTGGCGGATGTGGATTTTTTCAAGGATTACAACGATAAACATGGACATCTGCAGGGTGATCAGTGCCTTATCGCCGTGGCGGCGGTCATGCAGCACATGATGCAGCGCCCGGCGGATCTGGTCGCACGCTTCGGAGGCGAGGAATTTGCCGTCATCCTGGCCGACACCGACGCCGAGGGCGTGACGCATGTGGCCGAGGCCTTGCGCCAGGCGGTGCTGGACCTGCACCTGGAACATGGCGCATCCCAGGTGGCGCCCTTCGTGACCGTGAGCTTTGGCGTGGCGTCCATGACCCCTCGGCTTGAAGACGGTGATGACGGCATGGCGAAGCTGCTGCAGAAAGCGGACAGCGCCATGTACCAGGCCAAAAGATCGGGGCGCAACCGGGTCGTGGCCTCAAGTGATGAGCAGCCCGCCATGCCTTCCGAATGA
- a CDS encoding tRNA-binding protein, with the protein MASELKPSVNFEESLGLLDIRVGRVVSAEPCDVTPKPTYRMVIDFGKYGRRVSYGRFTAHPPEEVVDRLVLAVLNFPPRRMGEVVSEVLVLGVQYPGRDSGEATFVSPAVNAKIGSKLF; encoded by the coding sequence GTGGCTTCGGAACTCAAACCGTCAGTGAATTTTGAAGAATCCCTGGGGCTTTTGGACATTCGCGTCGGGCGTGTCGTTTCGGCTGAACCCTGCGACGTGACGCCAAAGCCCACGTACAGGATGGTCATCGACTTCGGAAAATACGGCCGACGCGTCAGTTACGGCCGCTTCACCGCGCATCCGCCGGAAGAGGTGGTCGATCGACTGGTGCTTGCGGTGCTCAATTTTCCGCCGCGTCGGATGGGGGAGGTTGTCTCGGAAGTGCTGGTTCTTGGCGTTCAGTACCCGGGCAGGGACAGCGGCGAAGCGACATTCGTTTCCCCGGCGGTCAACGCCAAGATCGGCAGCAAGCTTTTCTAG
- a CDS encoding DMT family transporter, translating into MKPYLYAFGAVLCWASLPAATGSGLDGLDVTELLFFSFAPAALYLVAQEMIISRRRAIPWPDLKLTALGMAGIFGYHALYYLALDHAPLVEGAILTTTWSFWIVVMSSILANKRLSPPVLAVALVGLVGAGLVVSGGKGLHFEARYLPGYLMALGCGLVWSSFSVALSLLRLTRDYMPAFTVLAALFSSLLYAASAPQALPPVGALLSALYLGLVPLGLSFTLWNRAVTTGNMTLIGYLSYLTPPLAVLLAALTRGATVTPHAVIGMAIILAAAFVGRRLS; encoded by the coding sequence ATGAAACCCTACCTCTACGCATTCGGCGCGGTGCTCTGCTGGGCGAGTCTGCCGGCGGCCACCGGCAGCGGTCTGGACGGACTCGATGTCACCGAGCTGCTTTTTTTCAGCTTTGCCCCGGCGGCGCTTTATCTCGTGGCGCAGGAGATGATCATCTCCCGGCGGCGGGCCATCCCCTGGCCGGATCTGAAGCTCACGGCGCTGGGCATGGCCGGCATCTTCGGCTACCATGCGCTGTACTATCTGGCCCTCGACCACGCGCCCCTGGTGGAGGGAGCCATTCTGACCACGACCTGGTCTTTCTGGATAGTCGTCATGTCCTCCATTCTGGCCAATAAGCGCCTGTCCCCTCCTGTTCTGGCCGTGGCGCTGGTCGGACTCGTGGGCGCGGGCCTGGTCGTGTCCGGAGGCAAAGGCCTGCATTTTGAAGCACGCTATCTGCCCGGCTACCTCATGGCTCTCGGTTGCGGGCTGGTCTGGAGCAGCTTTTCCGTGGCGCTGTCCCTTCTTCGGCTCACCCGTGACTACATGCCGGCCTTCACGGTCCTGGCCGCCCTCTTTTCCTCCCTGCTCTACGCCGCAAGCGCTCCGCAGGCCCTGCCTCCGGTGGGGGCCCTGCTCTCGGCCCTTTATCTGGGCCTGGTGCCGCTGGGGCTTTCGTTCACGCTCTGGAACCGTGCCGTGACCACAGGCAACATGACCCTCATCGGTTATCTTTCGTACCTGACCCCGCCTCTGGCCGTGCTGCTGGCCGCCCTGACCCGGGGCGCCACCGTGACCCCGCACGCCGTGATAGGCATGGCGATCATTCTTGCGGCGGCCTTTGTCGGGAGAAGACTGAGCTGA
- a CDS encoding FadR/GntR family transcriptional regulator — protein sequence MEDHGRLLNQLELVVLEKGLQPGDKLPPERELAGQMLVSRNTLRGLLRTLEAQGLVTIKPGSGTFLRSRLAGIAHLHRSSRQAAADQIKAAFLFLPPILGKALQTISVPRINDLQAGNIALSQAMCDGDPLRVWSEIALFFRLIAQETENYFLVKTVEQMFSVDPSFVDHFFQTDRDILEDIFAGHVSILQALRERNAGRISSLTGQYLLSICRALEAGNKFSVWESVSHRSHGEDAHE from the coding sequence ATGGAAGATCATGGCCGTCTACTGAATCAGCTGGAGCTGGTTGTTCTTGAAAAAGGGTTGCAACCCGGCGACAAGCTGCCGCCCGAAAGAGAGCTTGCCGGGCAAATGCTCGTCAGCCGCAACACGCTGCGCGGGCTTTTGCGTACCCTTGAGGCCCAGGGCCTCGTTACCATCAAGCCGGGCAGCGGAACATTCCTGCGCAGCAGACTGGCCGGGATCGCTCATCTTCACCGATCATCGCGACAGGCCGCGGCCGATCAGATCAAGGCCGCCTTCCTGTTTCTGCCGCCCATTCTGGGCAAGGCCCTGCAAACCATCTCCGTGCCGCGAATCAACGATCTGCAGGCCGGCAACATCGCCCTCAGCCAGGCGATGTGCGACGGAGACCCGCTCAGGGTGTGGTCAGAGATCGCCCTTTTCTTCCGTCTCATCGCCCAGGAGACCGAAAACTATTTTCTGGTCAAGACCGTGGAGCAGATGTTCAGCGTCGACCCCTCGTTCGTGGATCATTTCTTTCAGACCGACCGCGACATTCTCGAGGATATCTTTGCTGGTCACGTCAGCATCCTGCAGGCGCTGCGAGAGCGAAACGCCGGCAGGATCTCCTCGCTGACCGGGCAATACCTCCTGAGCATCTGCCGGGCTCTGGAGGCGGGCAATAAATTTTCCGTCTGGGAGTCCGTGTCGCACAGGTCGCACGGAGAGGATGCACATGAATAG
- a CDS encoding MBL fold metallo-hydrolase, with protein sequence MSNDQNTFSRRNFFKGAAMGALGGTVLAMGAYSYSPWRKSFLSSAERKMVDIGVCRNIKVTNISETSWFSNADLMGDIKGAGGLLVNQYSYNWPPFADGTGLGNGSYESGIAKIRHLLPHDLEEAWAITEKLAVHPENAGGFACLIEVEDMDGTKHKYLLDSGWSYKWMDECFKREGIDVMLKNREIKALFISHEHFDHYWGVPVTYKYDPTITTYVPDGFYKEGLQYLKDAGHKGKVVTVKAGLQHVSPGFASYVFGVPIICRVYGEQSLYFNVKDVGLVSVTGCCHQSIIQFAETAYREIQYENDQLHGIYGGLHISPFEDWDPKYDDLVISLGKYGFQKIGCNHCTGILCAKKFVEAGYPVIKGTARFGSKDPVYLGNGDKIGFGVDV encoded by the coding sequence ATGAGTAACGATCAGAACACGTTCAGCCGACGCAACTTCTTCAAGGGCGCCGCCATGGGTGCGCTGGGCGGAACCGTCCTGGCCATGGGGGCCTATTCGTACAGTCCGTGGCGCAAGTCCTTTCTCTCCAGTGCCGAGCGAAAGATGGTCGACATCGGGGTGTGCAGGAACATCAAGGTGACGAACATTTCCGAGACGAGCTGGTTCAGCAACGCCGATCTCATGGGCGACATCAAGGGCGCGGGCGGACTTTTGGTCAACCAGTACAGCTACAACTGGCCGCCCTTCGCCGACGGCACGGGCCTTGGCAACGGCAGCTACGAGTCGGGCATCGCCAAGATCAGGCACCTCTTGCCTCACGACCTCGAAGAGGCCTGGGCAATCACCGAGAAACTGGCGGTGCATCCCGAGAATGCCGGGGGCTTCGCCTGCCTCATCGAGGTCGAGGACATGGACGGGACCAAGCACAAATACCTGCTCGATAGTGGCTGGTCCTACAAATGGATGGACGAATGTTTCAAGCGCGAGGGCATCGACGTAATGCTGAAGAATCGGGAGATCAAGGCCCTGTTCATTTCGCATGAGCACTTCGATCATTATTGGGGCGTTCCGGTCACCTACAAATACGACCCGACCATAACCACCTATGTCCCGGACGGTTTTTACAAGGAAGGGCTGCAATATCTCAAGGACGCAGGGCACAAGGGCAAGGTGGTCACGGTCAAGGCCGGGCTCCAGCACGTATCCCCGGGATTCGCCTCCTATGTGTTCGGTGTTCCGATCATTTGCCGAGTCTATGGAGAGCAGTCACTGTACTTCAACGTCAAGGATGTCGGCCTGGTAAGCGTGACCGGTTGTTGCCACCAGAGCATCATCCAGTTCGCGGAGACCGCCTACCGGGAAATCCAGTATGAAAACGATCAGCTTCACGGGATATACGGGGGGCTGCACATCTCGCCCTTTGAGGACTGGGACCCCAAATACGACGATCTGGTCATTTCCCTGGGGAAATACGGTTTCCAGAAAATTGGGTGCAACCACTGCACCGGCATTCTGTGCGCCAAGAAATTCGTCGAGGCCGGTTACCCTGTGATCAAAGGGACGGCCCGTTTCGGTTCCAAGGATCCGGTGTATCTCGGCAACGGCGACAAGATCGGCTTTGGCGTGGATGTCTAA
- a CDS encoding CobW family GTP-binding protein, which yields MLFDAFLPGDLFRHTPQGMQELFRIILMRTNFVPVLRHVIGWRGLKQLTGPVEGWTARIHGFDGVFGIFFVGLDNGPGWIRGAFRLHYFPHPDEELVERCSLQAAALSQSGDYMTRVRDFMSDPAFADLFYIADLTMGVDAERKSLTLGLEGFEALRIVCEAGVTVERDGQRICLIEPGGLDSNFPAFATAFGFFDILAASMTFNLGQAPGGLLLVRMPGFELRRCPKGQISETIADDNCRIRLTLRYGQALTGEENGAQDACGETCRIVHDWAFGEPVPEEFADRRWWTAHRLQGASSIDKKALGVDARPPLIVLTGFLGSGKTSFLKHFIEYQTQHSRFVAVIQNEIGSVGLDGKLLDYAVTEIDEGCVCCSLSGSLNRAVKGIVSSFDPDYIIVETTGLANPFNMLEEMEELTEQARFDCILTVVDAPNVQKTLAGHPIAVDQIRAADIVMLNKRDLVGVEGLESVMRMVREHNPHAPVFPAVNGELHPALVLDADDRPNRALANKGGERHHLSHMHEGLWSKSVRLERPLEREAFLATVDRLPSSIFRAKGVIEFADSPQALLFQYVGGRYEISIFPEQSDTDRFVTLIGQGGDPQSAAEAITALSAL from the coding sequence ATGTTGTTTGACGCTTTTTTGCCGGGGGATTTGTTCAGGCATACCCCGCAGGGCATGCAGGAACTCTTTCGGATCATTTTGATGCGCACGAATTTTGTGCCGGTGCTGCGCCATGTCATCGGATGGCGCGGTCTGAAACAATTGACCGGACCGGTGGAGGGCTGGACCGCAAGAATCCATGGCTTCGACGGTGTGTTCGGAATTTTTTTCGTCGGTCTGGACAATGGCCCGGGCTGGATCCGGGGCGCTTTTCGCCTGCATTATTTTCCTCACCCGGACGAAGAGCTGGTCGAGCGGTGTTCGCTGCAGGCCGCGGCCTTGAGCCAATCCGGTGATTACATGACCCGTGTGCGCGATTTCATGTCGGACCCGGCCTTCGCGGATCTCTTTTACATCGCCGACCTGACCATGGGCGTCGATGCCGAAAGGAAGAGCCTGACGCTGGGTCTTGAGGGGTTTGAGGCGCTGCGCATTGTTTGCGAGGCGGGCGTGACCGTCGAACGGGACGGGCAAAGGATCTGCCTGATCGAGCCCGGCGGACTTGATTCCAATTTTCCGGCCTTTGCCACGGCATTCGGATTTTTTGATATTCTGGCGGCCTCCATGACCTTCAATCTCGGCCAGGCCCCGGGAGGTTTGCTTCTGGTCCGCATGCCCGGTTTCGAACTCAGACGTTGCCCGAAGGGGCAAATTTCCGAGACGATAGCAGATGACAATTGCCGGATACGCTTGACGCTCCGCTACGGGCAGGCGCTGACTGGCGAAGAGAATGGGGCGCAAGACGCGTGCGGCGAGACGTGCCGCATTGTTCATGACTGGGCGTTTGGCGAGCCGGTTCCGGAAGAGTTTGCGGATCGCCGGTGGTGGACCGCACATCGCCTGCAGGGGGCGTCGAGCATCGACAAAAAAGCCCTGGGCGTGGACGCGAGGCCCCCACTTATCGTGCTGACGGGTTTTTTGGGTTCGGGCAAGACCAGCTTTCTGAAACACTTCATCGAATACCAGACCCAGCACAGCCGTTTCGTGGCCGTGATCCAGAATGAGATCGGATCCGTAGGCCTGGACGGCAAGCTGCTGGATTATGCCGTGACCGAGATCGACGAAGGTTGCGTGTGCTGCAGCCTGTCAGGCAGTCTGAACCGGGCCGTGAAGGGCATCGTGTCTTCCTTCGACCCCGATTACATCATCGTCGAGACCACGGGCCTGGCAAACCCCTTCAACATGCTGGAGGAAATGGAGGAACTGACGGAACAGGCCCGTTTCGACTGCATCCTGACCGTCGTGGACGCACCGAACGTGCAAAAGACTCTCGCCGGGCATCCCATCGCCGTCGATCAGATCCGGGCGGCGGATATCGTGATGCTCAACAAACGGGATCTCGTCGGCGTGGAGGGCCTTGAGTCCGTCATGCGAATGGTGAGGGAACATAACCCGCATGCGCCCGTGTTCCCTGCGGTGAACGGCGAACTTCATCCGGCCCTGGTTCTGGATGCGGATGATCGTCCGAACAGGGCTTTGGCGAACAAGGGCGGCGAGCGGCATCATCTTTCGCATATGCACGAGGGACTTTGGTCCAAAAGCGTCCGGCTTGAGCGCCCGCTTGAGCGTGAGGCTTTCCTTGCAACCGTGGATCGCCTTCCTTCCTCCATCTTTCGCGCCAAGGGAGTCATCGAATTCGCGGATTCTCCGCAGGCCCTGCTTTTTCAATATGTGGGCGGACGCTACGAAATATCGATCTTTCCCGAACAGTCCGACACCGACCGGTTCGTGACGCTCATCGGCCAAGGCGGTGATCCCCAAAGCGCGGCCGAGGCCATAACGGCTCTGAGTGCGCTTTGA
- a CDS encoding glycosyltransferase family 2 protein, with translation MKNTINKISLIIPVYNEEENLRDLYSEITRSLSGLTCPWELVLVDDGSTDSSLAVIRDLAGADERVRFLSFAKNCGQSAAFAAGFRYAAGDVVVTLDADLQNDPADIPAMLQVYAQGVDMVIGWRAKRQDSVVKRYASRFANWVRNRISRETVRDTGCSLKVMRAQMVKRIPMFTGMHRFLPTLMKLEGARVAEVRVNHRPRSKGVSKYGIWDRAWSSAYDLLAVRWMQKRHIGYVVSDTNVK, from the coding sequence ATGAAAAACACAATTAATAAAATTTCTTTAATTATTCCAGTGTATAACGAAGAAGAAAATCTTCGTGATTTGTACTCCGAGATAACCCGTAGTCTGTCAGGATTGACCTGTCCTTGGGAGCTTGTCCTGGTGGATGACGGCAGCACGGACTCCAGTCTGGCCGTCATTCGGGACCTGGCCGGGGCGGATGAGCGTGTCCGCTTCTTGTCCTTTGCCAAGAACTGCGGGCAGTCCGCCGCCTTTGCCGCCGGGTTTCGCTATGCCGCCGGCGACGTGGTCGTGACCCTGGACGCAGACCTGCAGAACGATCCCGCCGACATTCCGGCCATGCTTCAGGTCTATGCCCAGGGCGTCGACATGGTCATCGGCTGGAGGGCCAAGCGTCAGGACAGCGTGGTCAAGCGCTACGCCTCCCGCTTTGCCAACTGGGTGCGGAACAGGATCAGCCGTGAAACTGTCCGTGACACGGGCTGCTCTCTTAAAGTAATGCGTGCGCAGATGGTCAAGCGGATTCCCATGTTCACGGGCATGCACCGCTTTCTGCCCACCCTCATGAAGCTTGAGGGGGCGCGGGTGGCGGAGGTGCGCGTCAACCATCGTCCACGCAGCAAGGGCGTCTCCAAGTACGGCATTTGGGACCGGGCTTGGTCCTCGGCCTATGATCTGCTCGCGGTGCGCTGGATGCAGAAGCGGCACATCGGATACGTGGTCTCTGATACGAACGTGAAATGA
- a CDS encoding lipid-A-disaccharide synthase N-terminal domain-containing protein translates to MELTTQWWLLAIGFTGQGFFFMRFFWQWIVSEREKKSVIPISFWYFSLLGSFFLLTYAILRKDIVFIVGQSTGSIIYTRNLYLIHRERKRLQSNG, encoded by the coding sequence ATGGAATTAACGACACAGTGGTGGTTGCTGGCCATCGGTTTTACGGGCCAGGGATTTTTTTTCATGCGTTTTTTCTGGCAATGGATCGTCTCCGAGCGGGAGAAGAAAAGCGTCATTCCCATAAGTTTCTGGTACTTCAGTTTGCTGGGCAGTTTTTTTCTGCTGACCTATGCCATCCTGCGCAAGGATATCGTTTTCATTGTCGGCCAGTCGACGGGTTCCATCATTTATACCCGGAACCTCTATCTGATCCATCGCGAGCGCAAGCGGCTCCAGAGCAACGGATAG